gggaaccggagcacccagaggatcccatgtggtcacagagaggatgtccaaactccacacagacagcgcccaaggtcaggatcgcaccagggttgctggagctatgaggcagtggttctaccaaCTGCACCAATGTGAGTGGAGGACAGTCATGGAAAAAGTTTGTGCATAAAATCTATCTCAGTGGCTTGCAATGGTGTGATCACCAAGTTTGATCAGGAGGATAAATACCCAAGCATTGCCACACTGTCTGGGTATATCACCTAAAGAAATGGAACATAAAGTGAGTACTTGTATTGGTGAACATGAAAGTACTGGATAGTTTCTAAGGACCTGGCTGGTTCAATGATCTcagtcagggaaggaaatctgctctccttccccagtctggattctatgtgactccagaccaacaacAGTGTGCTTGAGCTTTCACATTTCCCTGAAATAGCCTAGCAAACTATCTGGTTCAAGAGTAACTGGACATACGATGGTAATGTGTGACCACACAATGGTTATGTTGTTCTCAGTAATGGCTCCAAGTTTTGCCACAGGTCACTTACACTTGAGCAGACAGATCATACGAGGCATAGAAAGAGCCCATTCCCACCCATCTGGCCTCTTTGAAAGAAGCTTCTATTGGTCCAacgcttctctcctcttcccccagaGACCTGCAACAGATTCACATCCAGTTGcttcagaatcacaatcagaatcagacttattatcattgacttatatgacgtgaaatttgttgttttgcggcagcagtacagtgcaaagatataaaatcactataaattacaaaattaaataaatagtgcaaaaaaggaataatgaggtagcattcatgggttcatggaccattcagaaatctgacggtggatgggaagaagctgtttctgaatcattaagtgtgaagggttgtgcccatgatggagctgactgagtctacaaccctctccagcctcttgcgatgctgtgtattggagcctccataccaggcggtgatgcaaccagtcagaatgctctctacatCGATAGAAATTTGTAATTTCCTTTCTGAAAGTTACTGTTTAATAGtttccaccatccactcaggaaTTATCTTCCAGAAGCTAAGGCCAGAAGAGGCAAATTTGACACAGGGCATTGTAATGTAGCAGAATAAATGTTTAAGGACTGGACAGAGAGACAGCTGATTGAAGTGAATGCGAGGTCAAGGGATTTGGGTGCAGAGAGAGGATATGGGATTAGGACTTCTGCCTGTTGAAGGATAGAAACCATCATGGTCTATCTGGTTCCATGTTGCCACTTCAAAGGGGAGGGTTGCAGACAGTTAAAAGAGCACCAGTCAACAATCTGATAGCCTCGACAGCagccgaagtcaggattgaacccatgcctCCGGTGTTGCGAGGCAGTGGAGCTACTAGCTGTGCCAGGGTGCCGCCCTTGTGCGCTAAAAGGTGTACACCACCCTCAGCAGCGTCCTTCTAATTGGATGGGCATTTAGGTCACAACCTCCTTTCCCGTCAAAGTCTTACTTATCTTGCTCCTTTCAACTCTTACCAGCAACACAACCAGTTTCTGGAGTAATCCAAATGCCTCTAAAATAGATTGGAGTCTGCACAATCATCCGAAGGTCCAACAGTCCCACTGAGGTTAACGCCagctcccaaggtgcaacacgaGAGACACGTGACCTCTTGCACTACATCAAGAACCTATGTATAAGTACTGACCTATGATTGCTGCATTGCCTGTCTAATGTAGCTCCTCCCACAAGGGAATAGCCTGAAGTATCAGGCTTCCAGTGAGCCCATCggcgtcatttattgcatccggtgctcccagtgcagcctcctctccatcggtgagacccgacgcagattgggggatcacttcttcgagcacctttgctctatCTACCGTAACAGCCAGGGTGTCTCAGCGGCCAGCCatcttaattccacttcccattcccacaccgatgcGCCCGTCcacgacctcctccactgccgagtcgaggccagacgcagattagaggaacagtgcctcgtattccaccttggtagtctccaaacgAACATCAGGAACGTCGAATTCtcgaacttctggtaactgcttcTTTGTATTTTCCCTGATCCCACcgccccccatcaccccatctctttctcctctcccactctctccatgTGGCCGTCAcctacacattcctcccactggttcccctccccacctccttccctttcttccatggtccaccgtcctctcctatcagattccatcttcttcggccctttgtcacctccacctatcacctcccagcttcttacatcattcccactctcccacctccctcaaCTGCCTAAAcccgccccctcacctggatccacctatcatctaccagcttttccctccacctttttagactggcgatctcccctctcTCCAGTCCTGTGAAGGGCCTCAACCCCTCCTTTTTATGTTGTTCCAGTAAGGCGAGCCTGTGACTCATGGTTAATCCAAGGCACGGTGCTGGAACATGCAGCCGCTGAATCACCACAGACGGTTAACAGAGCAGGTTAATTAGGATGTCAGTCTCAAAGGAGATGAATACACAGTGTACGATGGCAGAAGCAAGCCATCGGAGGACTGGATGCAGAAATACAGGGGAGAACATTCAGGGTCATGGGACGAGGGGAGTAAATGTCAGCAATCATTCATGACAGCCATCCATGAGAATGAACTGCAAGTTCCACAAGGCAACATAAATCTGAACTACATACTGTAATGTTTTCCTCATTAAAGGCTCGATTTCTGCACAATCATCAACTACGGAGAGTTCGACAACGGCAACAAATGCAGCAACAAGCGATACAACACCGGCATCAACAACAACAGGCAGTACAACTCAGTCATCAGCTACAACTGCACCAAGTACATCGGCCAGTGCACAGTCGTCAACTACAGCTGCACCAGCTACATCGGCCGTTTCACAGTCAACAACTACAGCTGCACCAAGTACATCAGCCAGTACACAGTCAACTATAGCTGCATCAAGTACAGCAGCAAATCCACAGTCGTCAACTACAGCTGCACCAAGCACATCAGCCAATACACAGTCGTCAACTACAACTGCACCAAGTACATCGACCAATATTCAGTCGTCAACTACAGCTGCACCAAGTACATCGGCCAGTGCACAGTCGTCAACCACAGCTGCACCAAGTACATCGGCCAGTACACAGTCGTCAGCTACAGCTGCACAAAGTGCATCGGCAAATGCACAATCGTCAACTACAGCTGAACCAAGTGCATCAGCCAGTGAACAGTCATCAACAACAGCTTCACCAAGTACATCAGCCAATACACAGTCGTCAACTACAGCTGCACCAAGTACATTAGCCAAtacacagtcatcaactacagctgcacCAATTACATCGGCCAGTGCACAGCCGTCAACTACAGCTTCGCCAAGTACATCAGCCAAtacacagtcatcaactacagcCGCACCAAGTACATTAGCCAAtacacagtcatcaactacagctgcacCAATTACATCGGGCAGTACACAGTCGTCAACTACAGCTACACCTGGTACATCGGCCAGTGCACAGTCGTCAACTACAGCTGCACAAAGTACATCGGCCAGCacacagtcatcaactacagGCGTACCAAGTACATCGGCCAGTACACAATCGTCAACTACAGCTGCTGCAGGTACATCTGCCAGTGcacagtcatcaactacagcCGCAACAAGTACATCGGCCAAtacacagtcatcaactacagcCGCACCAAGTACATCGGCCAGTACACAGTCGTCAACTACAGCCACACCAAGTACATCGGCCAGTGCACAATCGTCAACTACAGCTTCACCAGCTACATCAGCCAGtacacagtcatcaactacagGCACAACAAGTACATCGGCCAAtacacagtcatcaactacagcCGCACCAAGTACATCGGCCAGTACACAGTCGTCAACTACAGCCACACCAAGTACATCGGCCAGTGCACAATCGTCAACTACAGCTTCACCAGCTACATCAGCCAGtacacagtcatcaactacagGCGCACCAAGTACATCGGCCAAtacacagtcatcaactacagcCGCACCAGGTACATCGGCCAGTGcacagtcatcaactacagcCGCACCAAGTACATCGGCCAGTACACAGTCGTCAACTACAGCCACACCAAGTACGTCGGCCAGTGcacagtcatcaactacagctgcaGTAGCTACATCGGCCAGTGCACAATCGTCAACTACAGCTTCACCAGCTACATCAGCCAGtacacagtcatcaactacagGCGCAACAAGTACATCGGCCAATACACAGTCATCAGCTACAGCTGCACCAAGTACATCGGCCAGTACACAGTCGTCAACTACAGCCGCACAAAGTACATCAGCCAATACACAGTCACCAACTACAGCCACAACAGGTACATCGGCCAGTGcacagtcatcaactacagctgcTCCAAGTACATCGGCCAGTGcacagtcatcaactacagcCGCACCAAGTACATCGGCCAGTACACAGTCGTCAACTACAGCCACACCAAGTACATCGGCCAGTGCACAATCGTCAACTACAGCTTCACCAGCTACATCAGCCAGtacacagtcatcaactacagGCACAACAAGTACATCGGCCAAtacacagtcatcaactacagcCGCACCAAGTACATCGGCCAGTACACAGTCGTCAACTACAGCCACACCAAGTACATCGGCCAGTGCACAATCGTCAACTACAGCTTCACCAGCTACATCAGCCAGtacacagtcatcaactacagGCGCACAAAGTACATCGGCCAAtacacagtcatcaactacagcCGCACCAGGTACATCGGCCAGTGcacagtcatcaactacagcCGCACCAAGTACATCGGCCAGtacacagtcatcaactacagctgcacCAGGTACATCGGCCAGTGCACAGTCGTCAACTACAGCCGCACCAAGTACATCGGCCAGTACACAGTCGTCAACTACAGCCACATCAAGTATGTCGGCCAGTGcacagtcatcaactacagctgcaGTAGCTACATCGGCCAGTGCACAGTCGTCAACTACAGGTGCACCAGCGACATCAGCCAGtacacagtcatcaactacagcCGTACCAAGTACATCAGCCAAtacacagtcatcaactacagctgcacCAAGTACATCGGCCAGTGCACAGTCGTCAACTACAGCTTCACCAGCTACATCAGCCAGTACACCgtcatcaactacagctgcacCAGCTACATCGGCCAGTGAACAGTCATCAACTTCAGCTGTACCAAGTACATCAGCCAATACACAGTTGTCAACTACAGCTGCACCAGCTACATCAGCCAGTATACAGTCATCAACTACAGGTGCACCAGCGACATCAGCCAGtacacagtcatcaactacagctgcacCAAGTACATCGGCCAGTACACAGTCGTCAACTACAGCTTCACCAGCTACATCAGCCAGTGcacagtcatcaactacagcCGTACCAAGTACATCAGCCAAtacacagtcatcaactacagctgcacCAAGTACATTGGCCAGTATACAGTTGTCAACTACAGCTGCACCAGCTACATCAGCCAGtacacagtcatcaactacagcttCACCAGCGACATCGGCCAGtacacagtcatcaactacagctgcacCAAGTACATCTGCCAGTGTACAGTCATCAGCTACAGCTGCTCCAAGTACATCGGCCAGTGcacagtcatcaactacagctgcTGCAGGTACATCTGCCAGTGCACAGTCATCAAATACAGCCGTACTAAGTACATTGGCCAGTACACAGTCGTCAACTACGGCTGCACCTGGTACATCGGCCAGTGCACAATCGTCAACTACAGCTTCACCAGCTACATCAGCCAGTGcacagtcatcaactacagcCGTACCAAGTACATCAGCCAATACACAGTCATCAACTGCAGGCGCACCAAGTACATCGGCCAAtacacagtcatcaactacagcCACACCAAGTACGTCGGCCAGTGCACAGACATCAACTACAGCTGCAGCAGCTACATCGGCCAGtacacagtcatcaactacagctgcacCAAGTACATCGGCCAGTATacagtcatcaactacagctgcTCCAAGTACATCGGCAAGTGcacagtcatcaactacagcCGCTGCAGGTACATCAGCCAGTGcacagtcatcaactacagcCGCACCAAGTACATCGGACAGTACACAGTCGTCAACTACAGCTTCACCAGCTACATCAGCCAGTGCACAGTCGTCAACTACAGCTGAACCAAGTACATCGGCCAGCGCACAGTCGTCAACTAGAGCTGCAGCAGCTACATCAGCCAGTACACAGTCATCAACGACAGCTTCACCTGCTACATCGGCCAGTGcacagtcatcaactacagcCGTACCAAATACATCAGCCAATACACAGTTATCAACTACAGCTGCACCAAGTACATCAGCCAGTGCACAGTCCTCAAGTACAGCTGCACCAGCTACATCAGCCAGtacacagtcatcaactacagctgcacCAGCTACATCAGCCGTTCCAGAGTCATCAACTACAGCCGCACCAAGTATATCGGCCAATACACAGTCATCATCTACAGCCGCACCAGCTCCATCGACCAGTGCAGAGTCATCAACTACATCTGCACCAAGTAGATCGGCCAGTACACAGTCGTCAACTACAGCTGCACCAGCTACATCGGCCAGTACACAGTCGTCAACTACAGCTGCACCAAGGTCATCGGCCAGtacacagtcatcaactacagctgcacCAGCTACATCGGCCATTTCACAGTCGTCAACTACCGCTGCAGAAAGTACATCGGCCAGTACACAGTCGTCAACTACAGCTGCACCAAGTACACCGGCCAGTGCACAGTTGATAACTACAGCTGCACCAAGTACATTGGCCAATACACAGTCATCAACTGAAGCTGCACCAAGTACATTGGCCAGTGTacagtcatcaactacagctgcacCAAGTACATCGGCCAATACACAGTCGTCAACTGCAGCTGCAGTAAGTACATCGGCCAATACAAAGTCATCAACTGAAGCTGCACCAAGTACATCAGCGAATACACAGTCATCAACTACGGCCGCAACAAGTACATTGGCTAATACACAGTCGTCAACTACAGCCGCACCAAGTACTTCGGCCAGTGAacagtcatcaactacagctgcacCAGCTACATCGGCCAGTGCACAGCTATCAACTACAGCTGCACTAAGTACATCGGCCAATACACAGTCATCAACTGAAGCTGCACCGAGTACATCAGCCAAtacacagtcatcaactacagctgcacCAAGTACATCGGCCAGTACACAGTCGTCAACTACAGCCGCAACAAGTACATCGGCCAATACACAGTCGTCAACTACAGCCGCACCAAGTACTTCGGCCAGTGAacagtcatcaactacagctgcacCAGCTACATCGGCCAGtacacagtcatcaactacagctgcacCAAGTACATCGGCCAGTGCACAGTCGTCAACTACGGCCGCAACAAGTACATCAGCTAATACACAGTCGTCAACTACAGCCGCACCAAATACTTCGGCCAGTGAacagtcatcaactacagctgAACCAGCTACATCGGCCAGTGCACAGTTATCAACTACAGCTGCACTAAGTACATCGGCCAATACACAGTCATCAACTGAAGCTGCACCAAGTACATCAGCCAAtacacagtcatcaactacagctgcacCGAGTACATCGGCCAGTACACAGTCGTCAACTACAGCTGCACCGAGTACATCGGCCAGTACACAGACGTCAACTACAGCCGCACCAAGTACTTCGGCCAGTGAACAGTCATCAACTGCAGCTGCACCAGCTACATCGGCCAGTGCACAGTTATCAACTACAGCTGCACTAAGTACATCGGCCAATACACAGTCATCAACTGAAGCTGCACCAAGTACATCAGCCAAtacacagtcatcaactacagctgcacCGAGTACATCGGCCAGTACACAGTCGTCAACTACAGCCGCAACAAGTACATCGGCCAATACACAGTCGTCAACTACAGCTGCACCAAGTACTTCGGCCAGTGAACAGTCATCAACTGCAGCTGCACCAGCTACATCGGCCAGtacacagtcatcaactacagctgcacCAAGTACATCGGCCAGTGCACAGTTATCAACTACAGCTGCACCAGCTACATCGGCCAATACAAAGTCATCAACTGAAGCTGCACCAAGTACATCAGCGAAtacacagtcatcaactacagctgcacCGAGTACATCAGCCAGTACACAGTCATCAACTACGGCCGCAACAGGTACATTGGCTAATACACAGTCGTCAACTACAGCCGCACCAAGTACTTCGGCCAGTGAacagtcatcaactacagctaCACCAGCTACATCGGCCAGTGCACAGCTATCAACTACAGCTGCACTAAGTACATCGGCCAATACACAGTCATCAACTGAAGCTGCACCAAGTACATCAGCCAAtacacagtcatcaactacagctgcacCGAGTACATCGGCCAGTACACAGTCGTCAACTACAGCTGCACCGAGTACATCGGCCAGTACACAGACGTCAACTACAGCCGCACCAAGTACTTCGGCCAGTGAACAGTCATCAACTGCAGCTGCACCAGCTACATCGGCCAGTGCACAGTTATCAACTACAGCTGCACTAAGTACATCGGCCAATACACAGTCATCAACTGAAGCTGCACCAAGTACATCAGCCAAtacacagtcatcaactacagctgcacCGAGTACATCGGCCAGTACACAGTCGTCAACTACAGCCGCAACAAGTACATCGGCCAATACACAGTCGTCAACTACAGCCGCACCAAGTACTTCGGCCAGTGAacagtcatcaactacagctgcacCAGCTACATCGGCCAGtacacagtcatcaactacagctgcacCAAGTACATCGGCTAGTGCACAGTCGTCAACTACGGCTGCAACAAGTACATTGGCTAATACACAGTCGTCAACTACAGCCGCACCAAGTACTTCGGCCAGTGAACAGTCATCAACTGCAGCTGCACCAGCTACATTGGCCAGTGCACAGTTATCAACTACAGCTGCACTAAGTACATCGGCCAATACACAGTCATCAACTGAAGCTGCACCAAGTACATCAGCCAAtacacagtcatcaactacagctgcacCGAGTACATCGGCCAGtacacagtcatcaactacagcCGCAACAAGTACATCGGCCAATACACAGTCGTCAACTACAGCCGCACCAAGTACTTCGGCCAGTGAACAGTCATCAACTGCAGCTGCACCAGCTACATCGGCCAGtacacagtcatcaactacagctgcacCAAGTACATCGGCCAGTGCACAGTCGTCAACTACGGCCGCAACAAGTACATTGGCTAATACACAGTCGTCAACTACAGCCGCACCAAGTACTTCGGCCAGTGAacagtcatcaactacagctgcacCAGCTACATCGGCCAGTGcacagtcatcaactacagctgcacCAAGTACATCGGCCAATACACAGTCATCAACTGAAGCTGCACCAAGTACATCAGCCAAtacacagtcatcaactacagctgcacCAAGTACATCGGCCAATGCACAGTCGTCAACTACGGCCGCAACAAGTACATCGGCTAATACACAGTCGTCAACTACGGCCGCAACAAGTACATCGGCTAAtacacagtcatcaactacagctgcacCAGCTACATCAGCCAGTGCACAGTTATCAACTACAGCTGCACTAAGTACATCGGCCAATACACAGTCATCAACTGAAGCTGCACCAAGTACATCAGCCAAtacacagtcatcaactacagctgcacCGAGTACATCGGCCAGTACACAGTCGTCAACTACAGCTGCAACAAGTACTTCGGCCAGTGAACAGTCATCAACTGCAGCTGCACCAGCTACATCGGCCAGtacacagtcatcaactacagctgcacCAAGTACATCGGCCAGTGCACAGTCGTCAACTACGGCCGCAACAAGTACATCGGCTAATACACAGTCGTCAACTACAGCCGCACCAAGTACTTCGGCCAGTGAacagtcatcaactacagctgcacCAGCTACATCGGCCAGTGCACAGTTATCAACTACAGCTGCACTAAGTACATCGGCCAATACACAGTCATCAACTGAAGCTGCACCAAGTACATCAGCCAAtacacagtcatcaactacagctgcacCGAGTACATCGGCCAGTACACAGTCGTCAACTACAGCCGCAACAAGTACATCGGCCAATACACAGTCGTCAACTACTACCGCACCGA
The Pristis pectinata isolate sPriPec2 chromosome 32, sPriPec2.1.pri, whole genome shotgun sequence DNA segment above includes these coding regions:
- the LOC127585220 gene encoding pneumococcal serine-rich repeat protein-like isoform X3; translated protein: MEILHPFLLLLLVGSISAQSSTTESSTTATNAATSDTTPASTTTGSTTQSSATTAPSTSASAQSSTTAAPATSAVSQSTTTAAPSTSASTQSTIAASSTAANPQSSTTAAPSTSANTQSSTTTAPSTSTNIQSSTTAAPSTSASAQSSTTAAPSTSASTQSSATAAQSASANAQSSTTAEPSASASEQSSTTASPSTSANTQSSTTAAPSTLANTQSSTTAAPITSASAQPSTTASPSTSANTQSSTTAAPSTLANTQSSTTAAPITSGSTQSSTTATPGTSASAQSSTTAAQSTSASTQSSTTGVPSTSASTQSSTTAAAGTSASAQSSTTAATSTSANTQSSTTAAPSTSASTQSSTTATPSTSASAQSSTTASPATSASTQSSTTGTTSTSANTQSSTTAAPSTSASTQSSTTATPSTSASAQSSTTASPATSASTQSSTTGAPSTSANTQSSTTAAPGTSASAQSSTTAAPSTSASTQSSTTATPSTSASAQSSTTAAVATSASAQSSTTASPATSASTQSSTTGATSTSANTQSSATAAPSTSASTQSSTTAAQSTSANTQSPTTATTGTSASAQSSTTAAPSTSASAQSSTTAAPSTSASTQSSTTATPSTSASAQSSTTASPATSASTQSSTTGTTSTSANTQSSTTAAPSTSASTQSSTTATPSTSASAQSSTTASPATSASTQSSTTGAQSTSANTQSSTTAAPGTSASAQSSTTAAPSTSASTQSSTTATSSMSASAQSSTTAAVATSASAQSSTTGAPATSASTQSSTTAVPSTSANTQSSTTAAPSTSASAQSSTTASPATSASTPSSTTAAPATSASEQSSTSAVPSTSANTQLSTTAAPATSASIQSSTTGAPATSASTQSSTTAAPSTSASTQSSTTASPATSASAQSSTTAVPSTSANTQSSTTAAPSTLASIQLSTTAAPATSASTQSSTTASPATSASTQSSTTAAPSTSASVQSSATAAPSTSASAQSSTTAAAGTSASAQSSNTAVLSTLASTQSSTTAAPGTSASAQSSTTASPATSASAQSSTTAVPSTSANTQSSTAGAPSTSANTQSSTTATPSTSASAQTSTTAAAATSASTQSSTTAAPSTSASIQSSTTAAPSTSASAQSSTTAAAGTSASAQSSTTAAPSTSDSTQSSTTASPATSASAQSSTTAEPSTSASAQSSTRAAAATSASTQSSTTASPATSASAQSSTTAVPNTSANTQLSTTAAPSTSASAQSSSTAAPATSASTQSSTTAAPATSAVPESSTTAAPSISANTQSSSTAAPAPSTSAESSTTSAPSRSASTQSSTTAAPATSASTQSSTTAAPRSSASTQSSTTAAPATSAISQSSTTAAESTSASTQSSTTAAPSTPASAQLITTAAPSTLANTQSSTEAAPSTLASVQSSTTAAPSTSANTQSSTAAAVSTSANTKSSTEAAPSTSANTQSSTTAATSTLANTQSSTTAAPSTSASEQSSTTAAPATSASAQLSTTAALSTSANTQSSTEAAPSTSANTQSSTTAAPSTSASTQSSTTAATSTSANTQSSTTAAPSTSASEQSSTTAAPATSASTQSSTTAAPSTSASAQSSTTAATSTSANTQSSTTAAPNTSASEQSSTTAEPATSASAQLSTTAALSTSANTQSSTEAAPSTSANTQSSTTAAPSTSASTQSSTTAAPSTSASTQTSTTAAPSTSASEQSSTAAAPATSASAQLSTTAALSTSANTQSSTEAAPSTSANTQSSTTAAPSTSASTQSSTTAATSTSANTQSSTTAAPSTSASEQSSTAAAPATSASTQSSTTAAPSTSASAQLSTTAAPATSANTKSSTEAAPSTSANTQSSTTAAPSTSASTQSSTTAATGTLANTQSSTTAAPSTSASEQSSTTATPATSASAQLSTTAALSTSANTQSSTEAAPSTSANTQSSTTAAPSTSASTQSSTTAAPSTSASTQTSTTAAPSTSASEQSSTAAAPATSASAQLSTTAALSTSANTQSSTEAAPSTSANTQSSTTAAPSTSASTQSSTTAATSTSANTQSSTTAAPSTSASEQSSTTAAPATSASTQSSTTAAPSTSASAQSSTTAATSTLANTQSSTTAAPSTSASEQSSTAAAPATLASAQLSTTAALSTSANTQSSTEAAPSTSANTQSSTTAAPSTSASTQSSTTAATSTSANTQSSTTAAPSTSASEQSSTAAAPATSASTQSSTTAAPSTSASAQSSTTAATSTLANTQSSTTAAPSTSASEQSSTTAAPATSASAQSSTTAAPSTSANTQSSTEAAPSTSANTQSSTTAAPSTSANAQSSTTAATSTSANTQSSTTAATSTSANTQSSTTAAPATSASAQLSTTAALSTSANTQSSTEAAPSTSANTQSSTTAAPSTSASTQSSTTAATSTSASEQSSTAAAPATSASTQSSTTAAPSTSASAQSSTTAATSTSANTQSSTTAAPSTSASEQSSTTAAPATSASAQLSTTAALSTSANTQSSTEAAPSTSANTQSSTTAAPSTSASTQSSTTAATSTSANTQSSTTTAPSTSASEQSSTAAAPATSASTQSSTTAAPSTSASAQSSTSAAPATSASVLLSTTTSASTQSSTTAAPSTSASAQLSTTAVASTSASTQASTTAAPSTAASTTQSSAATTPTTSSTTTQTTSSPFSDTIDTDLVFSINETFDGDLKNPNSRRFQNLAKKIRDGLDKVYRNTTGYIRSEVKGFSEGSIVANCSLIFNNTGTPPSNSEVVKILASQLANGTDLGNLTIIRSTIKSGNNTLDNLEPISLNVSFVIEDRAFTTSLNDANSDEFVNLRNSVIDWLKRVLSSEFGSNSTSNYAVSFSNSTEMVQVTTNVQITTDKPENRPQLRDLFIRNITTSGFDIIISSVTVNGVTLVSQNFSIQLRFTNVNFTNDLNNRGSPRFRNISSIITKAVNNIFSSNRNYLDVVIERFVNGSILCDAQVNFQPSTTTRANVIQQLANNTAEFNSAGLTLDTDRLTNTTSTSTTTSTTTTTATTTSTTTTTATTTTATTTTASTTVNQPAPGRPFPGYAVAIIVMCGLALLALPFLVVLFVKTGFCSKVANALRLESPDNLDLRLPMFGGQSYNIN